From Crateriforma spongiae, a single genomic window includes:
- a CDS encoding PQQ-binding-like beta-propeller repeat protein, which yields MNRIIHAALVLGAVLFASMRDAGSASAADSAVTTTGDQTGSGASVWNQWRGPDRDGRIPGSSWPDKLDGRLQLQWSKDHSPSYSGPVLLDDLVFTTETIDRKYEQVTAYRLSDGQMVWNRRWEGHMAVPFFAAKNGDWIRSTPACVPGHLVILGMRDVLVSLDPQTGQENWRNDLPASEGTPLQPFGAVCSPLIDGDVVYVQSGGGLIKVDLATGRVLWTVLGGSSDMMSSGAFSSPVMAVIAGKKQLVVQTRLELCGVDPDDGTVLWKTPVEAFRGMNILTPLVIGDRIFTAAHSGRSHLFQIANDDPDGWTVNEVWSQKTQGYMSSPVVIDGNVYLHLKNQRFTCLDLQDGSIRWTSRPIGDYCSLVHNDRQILSLANDGVLRLIEPTSDEFRVVDTAQVATDAWAHLAVRDDLVVVRDLNSLRLYRWTDSANR from the coding sequence TTGAATCGAATCATTCACGCTGCGTTGGTTTTGGGGGCCGTGTTGTTTGCTTCGATGCGAGACGCTGGTTCGGCGTCAGCGGCGGACTCCGCTGTCACGACAACCGGGGATCAAACGGGCTCCGGTGCAAGCGTCTGGAACCAGTGGCGTGGCCCCGATCGCGATGGACGCATCCCGGGATCGTCGTGGCCGGACAAGCTGGACGGCAGGTTGCAATTGCAATGGTCCAAAGATCATTCACCCAGCTACAGCGGGCCGGTGTTGCTGGATGATCTGGTCTTCACCACCGAAACCATTGACCGCAAGTATGAACAGGTCACGGCGTATCGGTTGTCCGACGGGCAAATGGTTTGGAACCGTCGCTGGGAAGGTCATATGGCGGTCCCGTTCTTTGCCGCCAAGAACGGTGATTGGATTCGTTCCACCCCCGCGTGCGTTCCCGGTCATTTGGTGATTCTGGGGATGCGGGACGTGTTGGTTTCGTTGGATCCGCAGACCGGACAAGAGAATTGGAGGAACGACTTGCCTGCCAGCGAGGGTACGCCCCTGCAACCTTTCGGTGCGGTTTGCTCTCCACTGATTGACGGGGACGTCGTTTATGTGCAGTCCGGCGGTGGGCTGATTAAGGTGGACTTGGCCACCGGGCGAGTCCTGTGGACGGTCTTGGGCGGTTCGTCGGACATGATGTCCAGTGGCGCGTTTTCCAGTCCGGTCATGGCGGTGATCGCGGGCAAGAAACAGTTGGTGGTGCAAACACGACTGGAGTTGTGCGGCGTGGATCCCGACGATGGGACCGTGCTTTGGAAGACGCCGGTGGAGGCGTTTCGGGGAATGAATATCTTGACGCCGCTTGTGATCGGCGACCGAATCTTTACCGCCGCCCACAGCGGACGCAGCCACCTTTTTCAGATCGCCAACGATGATCCAGACGGCTGGACGGTCAACGAGGTTTGGAGTCAAAAGACGCAGGGTTACATGTCATCGCCCGTCGTGATTGACGGCAACGTGTATCTGCATTTGAAGAACCAGCGGTTCACTTGCTTGGATTTACAAGACGGCAGCATTCGTTGGACGTCGCGTCCGATCGGCGACTACTGCAGCTTGGTTCACAATGATCGGCAAATCTTGTCGCTTGCCAATGACGGCGTTCTGCGTTTGATCGAACCGACGTCGGACGAGTTTCGCGTGGTGGATACAGCGCAAGTCGCTACCGACGCTTGGGCTCACCTGGCAGTGCGTGACGACCTGGTCGTCGTGCGCGATTTGAATTCGCTGCGTCTGTACCGTTGGACCGATTCAGCGAATCGTTGA